One window from the genome of Andrena cerasifolii isolate SP2316 chromosome 3, iyAndCera1_principal, whole genome shotgun sequence encodes:
- the LOC143367044 gene encoding uncharacterized protein LOC143367044, whose translation MDITNDFIDLNCTTDKCKIAPISKLDGNCTVIQELIVNEDGSTSEIKTKHKNVNSIDANGINTQAANVSSNKEVDENRMAIDVADTAPLDKGFDENKVITDTAAVKNNDIMIQFIGTKEDVCQNGSIEIENKGLKDTDVCNDIAVPEMPLNLTVDNRFRNKNSISMNLNSNTENKETGTEEATMISVLSTENHTKSNSTTLKGSVSQSPFKEYLFWPQNKLNDKQNKEEQISASTCGNCCRMEIMAYNEKRTKAKR comes from the exons ATGGATATCACTAATGATTTCATTGACTTGAATTGCACAACTGATAAATGTAAGATTGCCCCTATCAGTAAACTTGATGGCAATTGTACAGTTATACAGGAACTTATTGTAAACGAAGATGGTTCAACTAGTGAAATCAAAACAAAACACAAAAATGTCAACAGCATAGATGCTAATGGAATAAATACTCAAGCTGCTAATGTATCTTCGAATAAAGAAGTCGATGAAAACAGAATGGCTATTGATGTAGCTGATACAGCACCTTTGGATAAAGGATTTGATGAAAATAAAGTTATTACAGATACTGCTGCTGTCAAAAATAATGATATTATGATACAGTTTATTGGTACGAAGGAAGATGTCTGTCAAAATGGTAgtattgaaattgaaaataaaggtTTAAAG GATACTGATGTTTGTAATGATATAGCAGTTCCTGAGATGCCTTTAAATTTGACTGTAGATAATAGGTTTAGAAATAAGAATAGTATTAGTATGAATTTAAATTCTAACacagaaaataaagaaactggAACTGAAGAAGCCACAATGATTTCTGTACTAAGTACAGAAAATCATACAAAAAGCAATTCTACCACACTTAAGg GTTCTGTTTCCCAGTCACCATTTAAAGAGTACCTATTTTGGCCACAGAATAAATTAAATGACAAGCAAAATAAAGAAGAGCAAATATCAGCTTCCACATGTGGCAACTGCTGCAGAATGGAGATCATGGCATAtaatgaaaaacgaacaaaagcaAAAAGATGA